A section of the Lepidochelys kempii isolate rLepKem1 chromosome 4, rLepKem1.hap2, whole genome shotgun sequence genome encodes:
- the RASL11B gene encoding ras-like protein family member 11B, translating to MRLVQNMCTIAEYPQAGSASGDGCSGGSSGRPRLIKIAVVGASGVGKTALVVRFLTKRFIGDYERNAGNLYSRQIQIDGEMLAIQVQDTPGVQIHEHSLDCNEQLNRCIRWADAVVIVFSITDYKSYELLSHLHQQVRQLHPGNRVPVVVVANKADLLHIKEVEPQHGLQLANMLGCTFYEVSVSENYNDVFNAFHVLCKEVSKQQITSTPEKRRTSLIPRPKSPNMQDLKRRFKQALSAKVRTVTSV from the exons ATGCGCCTTGTCCAGAACATGTGCACCATCGCCGAGTACCCCCAGGCCGGCAGCGCCAGCGGAGACGGCTGCAGCGGGGGCTCCTCCGGCCGCCCCCGCCTCATCAAGATCGCGGTGGTGGGAGCCAGCGGCGTGGGCAAAACCG CCCTGGTGGTGCGATTCCTCACAAAACGCTTCATCGGAGACTACGAGAGAAACGCAG GTAACCTTTATAGCAGGCAGATCCAAATAGATGGAGAGATGCTTGCTATTCAAGTGCAAGATACACCAGGCGTTCAG ATTCATGAACACAGTCTGGACTGTAATGAACAGTTGAACAGATGCATTCGATGGGCAGATGCTGTTGTGATTGTTTTCTCCATCACAGATTATAAGAGCTATGAATTACTTAGTCACCTTCACCAGCAAGTTCGACAGTTACACCCAGGAAACAGAGTCCCTGTTGTTGTTGTAGCAAACAAAGCTGATCTCCTACATATTAAAGAGGTGGAGCCACAGCATGGACTTCAACTGGCGAACATGCTAGGTTGCACTTTTTATGAAGTTTCTGTCAGTGAGAACTACAATGATGTCTTCAATGCCTTCCATGTCCTGTGTAAAGAAGTTAGTAAACAACAAATAACTAGCACCCCTGAGAAAAGAAGAACCTCTCTTATCCCAAGGCCAAAGTCACCAAACATGCAGGATCTGAAGAGAAGGTTTAAGCAAGCTTTGTCTGCTAAAGTTAGGACTGTCACTTCTGTCTGA